The following proteins come from a genomic window of Corallococcus sp. NCRR:
- a CDS encoding HNH endonuclease → MINSAVLVLNRYYQPVHVTSVKRAFSLLYQGVAKAIDEQYRLYEFEDWAALSATQDSITTIDRTIRVPRVLVLGAYDHLPRAKVRFSRLNIYARDNDTCQYCAKQLPRSELNLDHVSPRTQGGKTTWENVVCSCVPCNLKKGGRTPEQAGMRLLKKPVRPRWTPLFRGAIRKITYREWLPFLHLADVSYWNVELLDE, encoded by the coding sequence ATGATCAACAGCGCCGTGCTCGTTTTAAACCGGTACTACCAACCGGTTCACGTGACGTCGGTCAAACGGGCTTTTTCCCTGCTGTATCAGGGCGTCGCCAAAGCCATCGACGAGCAGTACCGCCTGTATGAGTTCGAGGACTGGGCCGCCCTCAGCGCCACCCAGGACAGCATCACCACCATCGACCGCACCATCCGCGTGCCGCGCGTCCTCGTGCTCGGCGCGTATGACCACCTGCCGCGCGCCAAGGTGCGCTTCTCGCGCCTCAACATCTACGCGCGCGACAACGACACCTGCCAGTACTGCGCGAAGCAGCTGCCCCGCAGCGAGCTCAACCTGGACCACGTCAGCCCGCGCACCCAGGGCGGCAAGACGACGTGGGAGAACGTCGTGTGCTCCTGCGTCCCCTGCAACCTGAAGAAGGGCGGGCGCACCCCGGAACAGGCCGGGATGCGGCTGCTCAAGAAACCCGTGCGCCCGCGCTGGACGCCGCTGTTCCGCGGCGCCATCCGCAAGATCACCTACCGCGAGTGGCTCCCGTTCCTGCACCTCGCGGACGTGTCGTACTGGAACGTCGAGCTGCTCGACGAGTGA
- a CDS encoding MinD/ParA family ATP-binding protein, whose amino-acid sequence MRAFVKPAPLPPSAPASLAAGTSPRAGNDVSSSGPAGLARRSRARRIIAVGGGKGGIGKSMVSANLGVALAQAGQKVLLVDADLGGANLHTCLGVGPPEATLSDFLRRGKANLEEVMVATGVPGLSLIAGAQDSLDAANLKYAQKQKLLRTLLSQTTADYLILDLGAGTSFNTLDFFLIADHGLLVVLPEPTSVENAYRFVKAAFFRKLQQTEARYGIQDMVDGALSTREGGLRTLHDIVEQVRRKAPSDAERLERELAAFHVRLVVNQARTDADEKVGAAMVSAWKKFFGIDMDDLGALRHDDEAWRAVRKRKPVLLERPDSPVSQGLQRIAARILTLDGLSPESAIP is encoded by the coding sequence ATGCGAGCCTTCGTGAAGCCCGCCCCCCTGCCTCCATCCGCTCCCGCCTCGCTGGCTGCTGGCACCTCGCCGCGTGCAGGCAATGACGTGTCGTCCTCGGGACCCGCGGGCCTTGCCCGGCGCTCCCGCGCGCGGCGGATCATCGCGGTGGGCGGCGGCAAGGGCGGCATCGGCAAGTCGATGGTGTCCGCCAACCTGGGCGTCGCGCTCGCGCAGGCAGGCCAGAAGGTGCTGCTCGTCGACGCGGACCTGGGGGGCGCCAACCTGCACACCTGCCTGGGCGTGGGGCCTCCGGAGGCCACGCTGTCGGACTTCCTGCGGCGCGGGAAGGCGAACCTCGAAGAGGTGATGGTCGCCACCGGCGTGCCCGGGCTGTCACTGATCGCGGGCGCACAGGACTCGCTGGACGCGGCGAACCTCAAGTACGCGCAGAAGCAGAAGCTGTTGCGCACGCTGCTGTCCCAGACGACGGCGGACTACCTCATCCTGGACCTGGGCGCGGGCACCAGCTTCAACACGCTCGACTTCTTCCTCATCGCGGACCACGGCCTGCTCGTCGTGCTGCCGGAGCCCACATCCGTGGAGAACGCGTACCGCTTCGTCAAGGCGGCCTTCTTCCGCAAGCTCCAGCAGACGGAGGCGCGCTACGGCATCCAGGACATGGTCGATGGCGCGCTGTCCACCCGCGAGGGCGGCCTGCGGACGCTGCACGACATCGTCGAGCAGGTGCGGCGCAAGGCCCCTTCGGACGCGGAGCGGCTGGAGCGCGAGCTGGCGGCGTTCCACGTGCGGCTCGTCGTGAACCAGGCGCGCACGGACGCGGACGAGAAGGTCGGCGCCGCGATGGTGTCCGCGTGGAAGAAGTTCTTCGGCATCGACATGGATGACCTGGGCGCCCTGCGCCACGACGATGAGGCGTGGCGCGCGGTGCGCAAGCGCAAGCCGGTGCTCCTCGAGCGCCCCGACTCGCCCGTGTCCCAGGGACTCCAGCGCATCGCCGCGCGCATCCTGACGCTCGACGGCCTTTCCCCCGAGTCCGCCATCCCATGA